In Candidatus Saccharibacteria bacterium oral taxon 488, one DNA window encodes the following:
- a CDS encoding sortase, translating to MKQITHARNRRRWLSMSLAIIMLTGGGYTLITAFSPFFRAQLINPTRNETTQLLAATPETSITEDRLYIPKIDINVPYATGGAETMERGAWWRQPENGNPVDGGNFVLSAHRFIMGLTPQQTIQKSPFYNIDRLRIGDEIIIDYRGKRYTYVISQLFDVKPDAVHIENRTNKPQLTLYSCTLGGAADGRTVFVATPR from the coding sequence GTGAAGCAGATAACCCACGCCAGAAACCGCCGCCGATGGCTCAGTATGAGTCTGGCCATTATCATGCTCACTGGTGGCGGCTACACACTCATCACGGCGTTTAGTCCATTCTTTCGTGCTCAGCTCATTAACCCAACGCGTAACGAAACCACCCAGCTTCTCGCCGCCACGCCAGAAACCAGCATCACCGAGGATCGTCTCTATATTCCCAAAATTGACATTAACGTGCCGTACGCTACTGGCGGCGCCGAGACTATGGAGCGGGGTGCGTGGTGGCGCCAACCAGAGAATGGCAATCCAGTCGACGGCGGCAACTTCGTCTTGTCGGCCCACCGATTTATCATGGGCCTGACGCCGCAGCAAACCATCCAAAAATCACCATTCTACAACATCGATAGACTACGCATTGGCGATGAAATAATCATTGACTACCGCGGCAAGCGCTATACCTACGTCATATCTCAGTTATTTGATGTCAAGCCAGATGCCGTTCACATTGAAAACCGAACCAACAAACCACAGCTTACCCTCTATTCATGCACCCTTGGCGGCGCAGCTGACGGCCGGACGGTTTTTGTAGCCACACCGCGCTAA
- the truB gene encoding tRNA pseudouridine(55) synthase TruB yields MDEVLLIDKPAGMTSFGVVARLRRVLSQAAGKKVKVGHTGTLDPFATGLMIIVTGKKCREADTFTKLDKWYEAEIMLGEVSTTGDPEGELTRVSTRQPSRSEVEATLGTFVGEIKQRPPIFSAIKINGRRAYQLARQGQPVDMPERTVSIYALELVTYAYPRLVIRVHVSSGTYIRSLAVDIGRKLGTGAYCCQLRRQAIAEYDVAEAKPLADFGILS; encoded by the coding sequence ATGGACGAGGTGTTGCTCATTGATAAGCCGGCTGGCATGACCAGTTTCGGCGTGGTAGCGCGGCTGCGGCGAGTGCTCAGCCAGGCGGCGGGCAAGAAAGTGAAAGTTGGCCATACTGGTACGCTCGATCCGTTTGCTACGGGACTGATGATTATTGTGACGGGCAAGAAGTGTCGCGAGGCCGATACCTTTACCAAGCTCGATAAGTGGTATGAAGCAGAAATCATGCTTGGCGAGGTATCGACGACTGGTGATCCTGAGGGTGAACTGACTCGCGTGTCGACGCGGCAGCCATCTCGCAGTGAGGTTGAAGCGACGCTTGGTACGTTTGTGGGTGAAATTAAACAGCGCCCGCCGATATTTAGCGCCATCAAGATCAATGGCCGTCGGGCCTATCAGCTGGCACGTCAGGGTCAGCCGGTCGATATGCCAGAGCGCACCGTGTCGATTTATGCCTTGGAGCTTGTCACCTATGCGTATCCTCGCCTGGTGATTCGAGTACATGTTTCGAGCGGTACGTATATTCGGAGCTTGGCGGTTGATATTGGTCGGAAGCTGGGAACAGGGGCCTACTGCTGCCAGCTACGCCGCCAGGCTATCGCCGAGTATGACGTTGCCGAAGCAAAACCATTAGCGGATTTTGGGATTTTGTCTTGA
- the rpsO gene encoding 30S ribosomal protein S15 produces MISKDDKAKAIALTQVSKDDVGSPQAQVSILTARIKEVTKHLKANKHDFMARRGLIQMVGKRKRLLRYLERTDFESYKAVVAALGLRK; encoded by the coding sequence ATGATTAGCAAAGACGATAAAGCGAAAGCAATTGCTTTGACTCAGGTCAGCAAGGACGACGTTGGCAGCCCGCAGGCGCAGGTGTCGATCTTGACGGCTCGTATCAAAGAGGTCACCAAGCACCTGAAGGCGAATAAGCACGACTTCATGGCGCGCCGTGGCTTAATCCAGATGGTTGGCAAGCGCAAACGCCTGCTCAGATACCTGGAGCGAACTGATTTTGAGAGTTATAAAGCGGTTGTGGCTGCCCTGGGTCTGCGTAAGTAG
- a CDS encoding prepilin-type N-terminal cleavage/methylation domain-containing protein encodes MGRQTGFTIVELLIVMVVIAILATIGIVAYSGVRQDATDTKIRSIVKIAGDALQIYDTQKRTLPSGQGTFNNANGVDSLVPQYIQPGYREGVSSKNASGPDDIFVWYPCKDTSGKITGIAVFAALNSAKPQEAAQVNAVKATCNIPGAAVPTTGKPAYNYVQTF; translated from the coding sequence ATGGGTAGGCAGACAGGTTTTACAATCGTTGAATTATTAATTGTGATGGTCGTGATCGCGATTTTGGCGACCATCGGTATTGTGGCGTATTCAGGCGTGCGCCAGGATGCTACTGATACTAAGATCCGTTCCATCGTCAAGATCGCCGGGGATGCGCTGCAGATATATGACACACAGAAACGAACGCTGCCGTCAGGACAGGGGACGTTCAATAACGCTAATGGCGTTGACTCGCTTGTACCGCAGTATATCCAGCCAGGATATCGTGAGGGTGTCAGCAGCAAGAACGCGTCTGGTCCGGATGATATTTTTGTCTGGTATCCGTGCAAAGATACCTCTGGTAAGATAACAGGTATTGCGGTATTTGCGGCCCTTAATTCCGCTAAGCCGCAGGAGGCAGCTCAGGTTAATGCGGTCAAGGCGACCTGCAACATTCCGGGCGCAGCCGTGCCGACTACGGGTAAACCAGCCTATAATTACGTGCAGACATTTTAG